A window of the Pelagicoccus enzymogenes genome harbors these coding sequences:
- a CDS encoding SpoIIE family protein phosphatase: protein MSSKPIAYHETGYCEFPAELERVAEVSALLKSFCQRNCLDETLWPQLDLAICECLNNAVEHGCEEDASLIVKVKWSWIDERLIVEVEDPGPYFEPASDASLPDDPTSESGRGYFIIQSIAESYTAEKTDYGHKVTLRFATHAASDILVKTEEMFSMLQNLSNDLNLAYAERDIIAGLAHDLTNCPAIETFIEKSVERLRGIVDITQANVWTLESNGNLENAYHECGNQMEIREAVIAPDQACACTTVIASEKELCVENCSHLDETDPLYEISGCAIVLPIVYQRDCLGTIALHAEETNKKTLFETALPLTRTFSQFLGLAYTSVKTFRHREEHERSQTQLQVAAEIQQSLLPSSYPSNQYCRSTGRCVAAMAVGGDYVDAIEIRDAGLLIVIADVMGKGVPAALLATIFRTAIRSRLNLAETPGWLLAKINKQIYDELGHLNMFITAQAAFLSYDKKVLKLASAGHCPAILLDSQTQETQLLEAEGMPLGIAPDDLYEENLIQLSDTSKLLFITDGFYEAENPKGDMLGMDRLLQAIPDIWRDGLESVPSKAFGIVSKFANGRSATDDQTMMALEIL from the coding sequence ATGAGCAGCAAGCCAATAGCGTATCACGAAACGGGATACTGCGAATTTCCCGCCGAACTCGAGCGGGTCGCAGAGGTGTCCGCCTTGCTCAAAAGCTTTTGCCAACGCAATTGCCTGGACGAAACCCTCTGGCCACAGCTGGACCTCGCCATTTGCGAGTGCTTGAACAATGCCGTCGAACACGGCTGCGAGGAAGATGCGTCACTCATCGTTAAAGTGAAGTGGTCATGGATCGACGAGCGCCTCATCGTGGAAGTCGAGGATCCAGGCCCCTACTTCGAACCAGCGAGCGACGCGAGCCTGCCTGACGACCCAACATCCGAATCGGGCCGCGGCTACTTCATCATACAATCCATCGCCGAGTCCTACACCGCCGAAAAAACCGACTACGGTCATAAGGTCACGCTTCGCTTCGCCACCCACGCCGCATCCGACATCCTCGTCAAGACCGAGGAAATGTTCTCCATGCTGCAAAACCTTTCCAACGATCTCAATCTCGCCTACGCAGAGCGCGACATCATCGCGGGACTCGCCCATGACCTGACCAACTGTCCAGCCATCGAGACCTTTATCGAAAAAAGTGTGGAACGCCTTCGCGGCATCGTAGACATCACCCAAGCAAACGTCTGGACACTCGAGTCCAATGGTAACCTGGAAAACGCATACCACGAATGCGGAAACCAAATGGAAATTCGGGAGGCCGTCATTGCTCCCGACCAAGCCTGTGCCTGCACGACCGTCATCGCTTCCGAAAAGGAGCTCTGCGTCGAGAATTGTAGCCATCTCGATGAGACCGATCCTTTGTACGAAATATCTGGATGCGCCATCGTGCTACCCATCGTCTATCAGAGAGACTGCCTTGGCACGATAGCCTTGCACGCCGAGGAGACGAACAAAAAGACCCTCTTCGAAACAGCGCTCCCTCTCACCCGCACCTTCTCGCAGTTCCTCGGCCTCGCTTACACCAGCGTCAAAACCTTCCGACATCGCGAAGAACACGAACGCTCCCAAACACAGCTGCAAGTCGCAGCTGAGATCCAGCAATCGCTTCTACCTTCTTCGTATCCGAGCAACCAATACTGTCGCTCGACCGGACGCTGCGTGGCCGCTATGGCAGTGGGTGGCGACTACGTGGATGCTATAGAGATTCGCGACGCGGGCCTGCTCATCGTAATCGCCGACGTTATGGGTAAAGGAGTCCCTGCAGCGCTGCTCGCCACTATCTTCCGCACCGCCATCCGCTCGCGCCTCAACCTCGCCGAAACCCCGGGCTGGCTGCTCGCTAAGATCAACAAGCAGATCTACGACGAACTGGGCCACCTCAACATGTTCATCACCGCTCAAGCCGCTTTCCTTTCCTACGACAAGAAAGTGCTCAAGCTGGCTAGCGCTGGACACTGCCCGGCCATACTGCTCGATTCACAAACGCAAGAAACGCAGCTGCTCGAAGCGGAAGGTATGCCCCTAGGCATCGCTCCAGACGACCTGTACGAGGAAAACCTGATCCAACTTTCGGATACATCGAAACTTCTTTTCATTACCGACGGATTCTACGAAGCGGAGAACCCGAAAGGAGACATGCTGGGCATGGACCGCCTCCTGCAGGCTATTCCCGATATCTGGAGAGATGGACTCGAGTCCGTACCCAGCAAAGCCTTCGGTATTGTATCCAAATTTGCCAACGGTCGATCCGCAACCGACGACCAAACCATGATGGCACTGGAGATTCTCTAA
- a CDS encoding YhbY family RNA-binding protein — protein sequence MNLLSSKEKSELRGYAQRLKPAVHVGKNGLAAAVVAELRKAFEREELIKIAFKAERAEIENLCAEVERLTESQCVGGVGKKRSFYRKMPEVAEVDA from the coding sequence ATGAATTTGCTTAGCAGCAAGGAAAAGTCAGAGCTTCGTGGTTACGCCCAGCGTTTGAAGCCCGCGGTTCACGTGGGCAAAAACGGTTTGGCGGCGGCGGTGGTCGCGGAGCTACGCAAGGCTTTTGAACGCGAGGAGCTCATCAAGATCGCCTTCAAGGCGGAACGAGCGGAAATCGAGAATTTGTGCGCGGAGGTGGAGCGACTCACCGAGAGCCAGTGTGTGGGTGGAGTTGGCAAGAAGCGTAGCTTTTATCGCAAAATGCCGGAAGTGGCGGAAGTTGACGCGTAG